Within uncultured Methanoregula sp., the genomic segment ATTGCCGGTAGAGAGTAACGCTCCGCAAGAGGGTATTTCCGAAAAACAGGGCCGGAACTACAATGTCCGGGCATTTTTGTGAGGAAAATTTACGGAATCCTTCATTTGTGCAATTATTTCCTCCCATCTCTCAAGGAAATTCAGCGCAATACACTGTTGTTTGAACCGCAACCCGCGATGAATGATTCCAGCATATCCCTGGTTTCATCTGCTGTCAATCCCCCATATGTATTGTCAATAACAAAAATTCTTAAATATTTTAACACCATTCTCTCATTAAAGGGAGATCCTGCTGAGATGCAATCTCAAATGGATATGAGGTTTTCATATCCGGACAGCAGATCCCTTACCAGTAGATCCGTGCCGGAAGGGCGGCTCATGATCATCACTGCGGGGAGCAATCTTTTCAGCGTGATCTTGTCGCCCTCTGAATACCGTTCACCGGCCCTCAATGGAAACTGTGTAAACGTTCATTTTGTTATAAAATAACAATTGTAGATGGAGATCCTAACGTGAAGAATCGTTCCCTGTTTGTCCTTCTCATCATCATTGCGCTGGCCTGTATGCCCGTCATCGCAAGCGGTGAGAGTTCAGCTAATTCAACGGTCGTTGTGACAACTATTCCTCCCGTCACAGAATCCGTGGTAAATACTACAACTGCCGTGACAACTGCTATACCATCATCCACACCGGGAACCAATACAACGGCTTCCGTTACGCTGGCAGGTGTGACGTCGGTACCTCAGACAACCTCAGTTCCCGTCCAGAATATCACGGCAATAACGCCGTCTCCTGTCGGATATACGACGACACCGGTGTCTGTCGGGAATATAACCGCCGCCTCATCCCCCCTTGGTGCCAGTGTCCTGATAGATGGGGTTTATTATGGCGTCACCCCCCGGGAGATCAACGGCATTCCCGCCGGAAATCATATTGTGAGACTGACGCTCAGCGGGTACTATGATTATGAAGGAACGATCTATGTAGTTCCCGGCCAGGTAAACACCGTCTATGGGACCCTGCCCCCGCTGGGCGGACACGGTGAATCGACGACCGCCCGGACACCGGAAATCACTGCTTCTGCAACAACTCCGGTGCCGGCGGTAACCGTTCAGCCCACAACCACATCTTCAGCAG encodes:
- a CDS encoding PEGA domain-containing protein; this translates as MKNRSLFVLLIIIALACMPVIASGESSANSTVVVTTIPPVTESVVNTTTAVTTAIPSSTPGTNTTASVTLAGVTSVPQTTSVPVQNITAITPSPVGYTTTPVSVGNITAASSPLGASVLIDGVYYGVTPREINGIPAGNHIVRLTLSGYYDYEGTIYVVPGQVNTVYGTLPPLGGHGESTTARTPEITASATTPVPAVTVQPTTTSSAGALENPTVIAAIIGIVTASIGAAATIFTHYAKLKKD